TTTTTATCATACGATTGTACAAACACTAAAAAATACTGTGGTGTCTATTTCTCTAGAATTCCACAGTTGGATTTCCCAGCCTGTATTTTAGGAGACCCATTGGAACTTACAGCGGAGAGTTTAGTAAGTTTAAACTGGGTGGACCTCTGATCTTGCTTTCCAGATGACATTTACCAttttcacttgttttcaaactATTGAGCTGACTCTAAAAAAAAGCATTCTGTTTGCAGGAAAATGCAGATCAAGAAGCTTGTTGCTGGAGAAACCTTTATTCTTGTATCAACCTTTTGCGCATTCTTCAAAAACTAACAAAGTGGAAACACTCGAGAACAATGGTAATGTAGCTATGGAAAGTATTCCtcagtagctttcatttgaatggtcacACTCAAGGACTTTATCCACGGACTCAAGAGTTgaaactctttttcttttgtaaccTGGAAGTTTCTTGCGAGTTAAAAGGCGTTAAAATATTATGCAGTTATCCCGTGATGAATAATTCTCTTACCTTTCGAATCTTGACTCTTCCCACTTTCTTTTCAGAtgcttgttgttttcaaatccGCTCCCATCTTAAAGCGTGCGTTGAAAGTGAAGCACGAAGTTCTTCAACTGTATGTTCTCAAAGTAAGTTTCTCCCTTACACGCGCCAGATCGAAGATTCCAACGTGCAGTCTCTCTCCAGCACGGACCAGGCCTAAGATTCAGGCATGCAGCTAGCTCATGaagagttttcttctttttaagtgCGTCACTAGAATGCAAGGTTAAATGTTATCTTTCTTGTCGTAACCACACATTATACTATACAAGCTGCGATTTATAGCCGCTATCTTCTCCTGGTTAGCAGTTGAACGATACTCGCGAatattttcctatttttatTATCCAGTTGCTGAAAGCTCAAACGAAGTATTTAGGAAGAAACTGGCGGAAGAGTAACATGAAAACCATGTCAGCGATTTATCAGAAAGTTCGACATCGATTGAACGATGACTGGGCATATGGTAATGGTAAGTGAATTAATTTGTAAGAACTACCAAAGACTTgatatgatgatgatgatgatgatgacgacgactgTTACCATGGTGATTGTGACGATGGTGACGACTGTTACCATGATGTtggtgatgatgacgacgactgTTACCATGGTGATTGTGACGATGGTGACGACTGTTACCATGatggtgataatgatgatgacgacagTTACCAtggtggtgatgatgatgatgacgaatGTTACCATGGTGGTgatgatgaaaacaatgatgacaatgatgatggtgatgacgATAACGATGATTACGACTGTTACCATAATGGTTGTTTAGGCCATGAGTTGCATCACGAAAGTTATCTTTCCCTGAGATTGGTTAAGCTACAATTAAAACAGCAACGAATgcaagctgacatttcgagcttTATCCGTAAAACCACTCTGACGGTttctaacgctcgaaacatcagttcTTCGTTTTTTCGACTGTGGTCATTCAACATTTGTCAGGGCTTTAGGCAAAACATTATCGTCTTCTTTCACTCCTTCAACGACGCAGTATAAGTTTCTTGCAAAACGAACCTCGCATTCCTTTAGCCTTTATATGCCTGATGTCCGAGCTAGAGTTTATAAGTGTTTGTTACATCTCCAGGGTACACACATCCTTTCTTAACTTTTTTGCGTTTTGATGTGTCTCATTACTATCGTTGTTTCGTTTCCAGACCTCGACGCACGCCCGTGGGATTTCCAAGCTGATGAATGTGCGTTACGCGCATGCGTGGATCGTTTCAACAACAGACGATATGGAATCGAAAATGGCGACCGCATTGATGGTAGCGAGGAGGACGAATATCTACCGGTAGATAATGATATTTTAAGCGTCTTGGGAGAAAAAGTCGAACTGAGCAACGAGTTTAAGAATAACTACGAACGATGGCTAGACCGCGAAGTGTTCTCCGTTTCCATAGACTGGGATCAGCTTTGCACATGTGATATGACAGCAGAAAGTCCGGTCAACTCATTCAGCGAATAGGAAATGAACGCTGTGGTAACAAAAAAGCCATGTAAAATATTTAACCAGCAATTACAGCTCGCAATCACAATTTGCTGGTTTCGCACGTGCTGCGCGTGGACATGTTCTGTGCTTTGGCACGTGCTTTCCGTGCGGCACATTTCGCACGTGCCTTTTACGTTTGACATTTTGGTCTTCTCGTTACCTTTTCCAGAAACGGCAACATCAAACCAACCAAAATTTTCCGGAAAGCTTTACAATccgcaaatattttttttatccattgTGTCTTGTAATTCGAGCGCCCTTTATAACAGCCTGATTAATGGGAAACTGAGAAACGTTTGCCTGCTAAGAGAGCTGAAACAGTTTCTTGGTGAATTGAGAATTCAGGAAGGTCGTCGTTGCCTGGTATCTTTATTTACTTCCATATCTGTCATTTGTGAGCCGGCAGAACTCAACTCAATTATCTTTCGAATCTcgtttaattaaaatttaaaaaaaaggttaataAACCTGAAATAATGGTGTCTTATCTCGAAGAACATTCGTTTCCTATTCGGCCCGGACCTTTTGCCGGCCCGACCCGACTTCTCTTGGAATCAACATACACGAGTCAGAAAGAAGTTCTGTTTTGCAACCAGGTGACCtttattcattcaattttttttaactttcattgGTTCCTAGACCAATAGATATTATTGCCCCAACAATGGCACAGTAATAAAAAAGAGCAAGGAACTAGTGTTAACAGATTAATATCCATCTTGTCAAAGCTATTAATAGCAACAAACTGCTTTTCACGTGACCGGCCGCCTCGTTGGATTCGTTAATCAATTTCCAAGGAATAGTGCGGCCGGTGAGGGCGCTTTGCGTTTCTTGCTTACCTCCCCGCCGTACAAAAAAATCACTTCGAGCACTCACGGAATCAATATGGCGAAGGCCAAAGAGAAATTTGCTATTACTATTTCACCCATTGACATGTCAAAAGATATTTTACAACTAGTCTTGATCTTAATCTTTGGAACAGTGTTAATAATAGTTGTTCTGCATGggaaacaattattttctataaaaatgaaaaacacttaGAAAGGAGCCGTTGAAACCAACTCACAAACAGtactcaatgaaatcttcgTCTGTTTCAAGGCTTGCCCAGTGACTACCTTGAAAATGAGGGTCGACTTATAgacgggtaaatacggtaagtACCCTTGTTTCAAACAGACGAAACAGTCAAACGTGTCCTCATTGCTCTCACCCCATTTAACAAATTTGATGTTAAATTGATTGCCTTGAGTGAAAAATCCCCTTGTGATTACTTTCGTTATCAGTCTAGATCTAAATTATTAACAAAAGTGATAATTGTTACAATGATTGTTTGGGTTCCCTTGCATTCAATGTAATAAcagaaactaaaacaaaaatttggttttatcaaacgagttgataagggttgaattaccaccgtgaaagatttagaaagctgacttttcgagcgttagcccttcgtcattcgctctgacgaagggctaacgctcgaaacgtcagctttctaaatctttcacggtggtaattcaacccttatcaactcgtttgataaaaccaaatttttgttttgatctctcccaccgacgcagcaccacagtttctttagaaactagaaattcatttaatAACAGAAACTGTCAACCTCTCTCTCTCGCTTTCTCTCTAGGAAGTATCTTAAACAAAAGGTCTCAGCATTTCAGTTGTCCTTTTTATCTTCTTCTGTATTGGGTTCATCTTTTCCCAGCTCCAGCTTAGCCTTTAAAGGAAACAACAAATATCAATAGCAGCACCTGATTCCTTCTTGGTCCCCAGAGAACGTCCTCTAAAGATACAATAAGTATCTTCATGAACCCGTCAGTGACATTAAAGGAAGGTTTAGTTTCTTAATGAACTGTGgtcagaaaacacaaaagctTGCTATCAAAAGAGCTGACAAGGACCACGATACCACAGCAAAAAGATCATAAAGGTTTTCATTTACTAGTAAGTCATTGCTTTAATGTTGTCAATGTGACTTTTTTGttatattgtttttaaattacaGCGCAGAAACATAAAGTAATCTTCCCTTTACAACTACACAATAAACACTAGCTgaaaatattatatattaCCAACATAAGTTACATACGAACAACACATATCACAAAAATACTTAAAACATTAATGTACTTAAACACAATAATTTACAACAAAGTTAAAAAGACAATATTCTATGCACATCGTTTAAAGTTAATTCAAATAcccaaaaataaaagattacAAGTCTGACATTTTATGTTCTAACCCTTTGCCACAGCAAATCTAGCGATGACTCTGCTTACAGCTCTCAGACAAGAGTATTTGAAATGAACAAAGAGAATTTACAGGTGAATGTTTTAATCATGGGCCCCTTCCTAATAGCTATGACAAATGGCTAATACTTGAAACAGAGGCCAACTTAACTTTTGTGACAACCATTTCCTGTTGCAGAGTTGTATCTTTACTCCAAAGACATCTAACCAACCTTACCTGAGCTTTGCTGTGTTCTTCTAGGAGCCGGTCATATTCTCTTGTCAAGCCACTGGCTTGCTCTTTCAGGGCTGCTAAGTCCAGTTTGGTCTTCTCAAGCTCTTTATGGACACAAGACCAAAAATTACACTCAAAAGTATTTATGCAATTTTGAAACCAATGCAAGACACAAATGAAACAACTGTACATGGTCCCTGTTTGAAAAGATTGCCGCACAGTATCTCGCTTCCCTGCTTTGTTTAACAAACTCAATCTCAATGCATGGAGAATAATATATGGGCACGCAGAGATAtagaatttcttttcttgtgttcaacttgatatctcaGGAGTAGGTACAGTGAACACTGAACTGTGTTTGAAGCTGCAAAGCAGCAATCACAAGCACCCTGTAACGGCCTATCTGCAACAGCAGGGAAtaatattgtaaaaaaaaaaaaaaaaaccactgaTGACATCACGATTCCTTCAGTACTTAAGAAAACACATGCACGTCAAATAGATGAGAGAAATCAGTTACCTTTTTGGtgttaaaaataatcataCTTAAAAGCACCTTGGGTTCTTTCTGCAAGTTTCTTCGACTTCTCTTCCAAGGATTCTTGAAGAATTCTCAATTCCTCCTTGATTTCATCTTCTCCTTTTGAAGCAGTCTCTGGCTCTTCTCCTGCTGCTTCTAAAGACTGTGAAAGATAGCCAGGAACCAATCAGCAAACAAATCCTTGTATCGAATAAATCCAAGATTCCTTGCAATTTCTGTGGCTTGCAttaagaaatttgaaatccTCTCTGTCAACAAACCCGGTCTTAGCATtttaaaaacgaaataaaCATGTTCACAGTCCGTCTGTGTTAAGATTCAAAGAAATGTATTGAACATTTTACAGTTGAGAGATTGTAAGGTGTTTACAGTATGCCTCTTCCATGCGGCCATACAACCAATAacaacttttgtttcatttgatgATGATTGAGAACATGTCTCTAATCGTGGGGCCACCTCGCATCACAAAGGATCGATGTTCCCCTCACTCATGGCAGCAGGAAGAGTGACGTACctcttttaactttttgttcTCAGCCATCAACTCTTCGCACTGCTTAGAAGCACTCTGAGCCTGACGAATACCGGCTTCGTTTGAGGCCTCAAGAACTGAGTAGCCCGACAGAAGTTTGACAACACGTCGCAGTACTCtaagaaaagagagaaagggTTTCCATCTCATTCACTGGGCAAACTGTACTCTATTCAAAGTCATACTTTatcaagaaaggaaagaaatttagTGATATGACAGTCACTTCCCCTATGAATCCATGCAGACATGACACTAaatctctttgtttttgttcttcacTTTATAATAACATACTGTTTGTGTCAAATTATATGacacaagaagaaaaatgtatTATTTGAGTGACTAACTTACATCAGAAGAAACAATGAGAATCCAGAGATGTAGAGATTACGTTGTGCACGGAACAGTCTCATTTGAGCCATTGTTTCAGCTTGAGGATTGTTGTGCAAGTCTTGACGTTGTTCttctattttattgtattttctgaCCTCTCGGATTGAGTCTatcaaaaatgttgaaaacccCAAATAACAGAAAAAGTGAGGTATTCAATTACATAAAGTCAGCAACCAAACTGACCTGGTTATATTACatgcataaatttaaaatgagaCCTAAAATGTTGTGCCACAATGCCTACACATTTGGTGCGAATCAAACAATTGTGCGATGTAcagcagccaataaaaattgagAAGCCATTACAGCGTTTGTTGATGTTTTCGTACAGCATcggtgaaagaaaaattcttcctttttttttttttcagtttttattttctcaatgcccaaGGTGATAACAATAGTAGAACAGTATGTTCTTGGTCATAAATATAGTTTGAGCTCTtttcagagctcattttaaccctcacCTAACAGCTCCACTAAAATGAGTccgagtcgggcccaaaacatatttatgccagagaacataaactctattgttttaataatcttaaaaaataataggccatttcggaaaataccaaaatactctttgtttgtccccccaaattttgcataagcattgtttccagtttctctttgaacttacaatggtctcaagagaaaacaaacacaatgcatatgcaaaatttggggggacaaacaaatagtattatggtattttctgaaatgGCCTATTCCGCCCTAATAAACTGGGAAGTGttcataaaagaaaatgttctAAAGGCAATAAACCCAGAGTGTCATGATTGGTTCAATATGCAGAGGCAATACTTCGTTGAATCTTCCGACCTCTCATGTTGAATCTATCAAACATTGATTAAACACCAGAAGCTATGGTTTAGACTTAAAAACAATAGAAGTTGCGACAGTACCAATCATAGGGGCAGCGTCATGGAGAAGTAAAGGTTTTAGGCAAAATTTGTGCTACAATCAAAGTCTTTCTTCATAGACTACTTTTTtggaataattttattactatgGAAAGTGGGCCATGGAAttgaagaatgaaaaaagtgGCTGTATACGAAAGATGGAATAGCATGGAATGAATGATGTAAATGATGGTTGACGAGCAATGGGTGAAGGAAGGAGTTCCAGCTGGGAATCAAACCCAAGACCTCCATAATGCTGGTTGGATGCACACTAGGAGGTCTTGTACCTCCACGGTTGGAGCATTTAGCCAACATTGTGCAATGGTTGGAGAATTCAGCCATCATTGTGCAATGGTTGGAGTATTCAGCCATCATTGTGCAACGGTTGGAGTATTCAGCCAACATTGTGCAATGGTTGGAGCATTCAGCCAACATTGTGCAATGGTTGGAGTATTCAGCCATCATTGTGCAACAGTTGGAGTATTCAGCCAACATCGCGCGTGCAGATTGTGGGTTCCACTCGTACCTGGAACGCTGAAAATCTTCTCAGTAATTTATTGACAAGTGGCTGTATATTTTTGTGAAATGAGAGGGAACAGCTTGAAAACATGTTAGCCTGATTTGAGGGctaaaacactgaaaaaaaccTCTTCAAATGTCTTActttaaaagcattttaacaGCTGGATAGAAGGAGTGTTGACGCAGGTACACCAACAATCAATACAATTGCCAGTTCTCCTTCATGTTAAAATCTTTGTGACAACCATGGAATGACCAGTGCCACATCAAACAAAGCTATCTACACGTTTTaatatgtttttcatgattttattCCTAAGTAAATATTATGCCTAACAAATTATGTTCTAAAATGGTAGTGTAAAAAcctgtgttatttttttctttgctttgttctcTTGTGCTAGGGTTTGGTTATTCCTTAATGGTCTCttggcttttttgttttctttgttttgtgagTCTGACAAGTTCTGAACCCAGGATGAGCCAACATGGCTATATTTTACAgtaaaggaagaaaaagggaaaattggCTTATTTGTGTGAGGCTAGAGGGTATTAAAATAGAAGCCATGTTGAAATAAGTGAGccgtgtgtgtgtgtgtgtcacGGCTGCACCACTGAAAGTTAAGGTGGAGAGGCAAAgaattacaagaaaaaaccGGTTCAGGTACATCAAACTTAAGTAagagataaaagaaaacatgcaaGCCCAACTTATGCATGACAGAAATTTAGTCCATCTTCTCTAGAAACCATTATCTTTGTTGCATCACCCAAGAAATGCTTgtaatgtttatattttaaacACACCCCAGCAGCTTAGAATAGCAGGTGATGGCCAATCGATATCAAAAACTGAAGGCGAAAACCGAAAAGGAACTTTTTTCCCCTTTGTGTTTGCCAAAAACGTGTCAGCTAGAAATACAAATTGACGTTTGGAGGATTTGGGCTAAGTAAGTTCAAAGACCACATTCAAGATCTAGATCGTAAGATGATCTCATTTACACGTCACGTTTACGGACGGACACCAAGTACGAGGTTGTTTAACAACTCTACAGCGTAATGCAAGAAATTTAACTGTAAAGATTTTACGGGCTATCAAATATTAATAGTTACGACAACTATGCTTGGCTTTAAAATAACATTTGCATTAACTGACTATAGTTTATTGCAAGCCAATCCAGTCTAAAATTCACAGCACCAAGCCAAACTTGTACCTTGCACTTACCCAAGAGTAACAAAACCATAACGAAGATGATCACGTTGAAAAAGAAGTTTCCATACTCGAACACGGTTGCTATGATTCTGGAGCTGAAGATTTTATTCcatctgaaacaaaaaaagtgatGTTGAACCACTTGGGAGAACATTAAGAGGAACGAAATGGttcaaaacaaatatataATTGCTGAAGTGTAGCGGCGCATCGATAGAATGCTTGCCTCCGGGGAGAAATAAAAGGGAGACAGAACAGGAATAAGATTGCAATCTCGAAGTAGAGAAACCCGGCAGCAAACGTCCATTGTAGAGTCATCTTGGAGGAAACGAAAGTAGTGATACTTTGATCAAAACTGCTGATATCGAGGGAGTAAGAGATGAGTCACTTTTAACTAAAAGGCAACCGAGCCTTTGTCACTTGGTAACCTGGTAGATCTCTTTACACAGGTTACCCAGGTCTAGTAACTCGAGGTAATGAGACTTAAGTCAGACTGGAGAAGATGGAATGCTTCATGAAGGCAAGAAGAAAAGTATTTCTACCTTTCCAACTCTTTCTGTTGAAGTTGATAGATCCCTTTTTATGTCACCTAGAACGGCTTGTCTTAAGTAGAATTGGGATACCTGTGACTGCAGCCAACAACTCGTGACGTGACATTCCCAAAACATAGTAGTATACTGCAAAATAATCGTCAAAATTGTGGAAACTCTCCAAGATGCCTGCACATTCATTGctgtctttcattttttttgctgtatttctttatttccctGCGCTTTCCGTAGCATCAATATGGCCTCTTCCATCATCAATGTCACTTTCCGGTCCTCCACTTCTTATTTCACCAGTGTTCACATTCAAGACTTCGTCCAACTCAGGAGTTCTTAAGCGTGGAATAACACGTTATTTGGAAATCATTTTACGTCAGACCAACACCAAGGACCACTTTGAATCTCGTGCAAACGACAAAGCTCTGAGTGAGCTTTTTTTGTCAGTAAGCACCGACGATGAAACGTTACAGCCAGTTACTTGTTACAGTTACACCTTGACAGTAAGCAATGGACAGGCTAGTATTAAGGCCAAGACCCCGTATGGTGCCCTGTAAGTTATTATCTTTGTGTGACTTAAAAATACCGGTTACTTGAAACATTTCCAGAAGTCCATAAGCTGAAGTGTCACTCTTACTGATTTGTGGTCCAACACTGAAAAGTGACTTTTCAATTGGGTATTGTATTATCTAAATGTAGAATTCAGTTCTGGTCAAACAATGACCAATCGGATTGGGTCTGATGACAAAAACGCCTCTGATTGGTCCCCAGCCAATTTCAGTAAGCTGCATGCATGGGCAAATTGATTATTTATTGATATGAAACTAGTCTTTGAGTGTTTACCTTGATATCTCATGAGTGAGTGGCAGTGAAggagtgagatatcgagttgaatgtagaagagaaattccacatCTCCAAGGAACCATGTACTATTTGGCTTATATAATAACCACCTTACCAACAACAAGAAGTTGACTTCATTCgtgtttcaaaaagagaacaggTCGCCAACCATTCATGGCACTAAATGAAGTGCATGAGGTGTCAGCtactgattggctatctcaaatACAAGCATGTGCatggtttttctcagtggtggaaatccctataaagtACTTCAGTTTATATGGTAAAAAAATACTAGTTTAAATTCAAGAGCCTCATTCTCTTGCATATCAAGAATTTTCTGGGTTGTAGAGATCTAGATGATGACATAAAAGCAGGGAGATTTCTATTTCATTTGAAGGCCAGGTAACCAAGtgcacaactgtaaaatgtttaatgaaaattaggagaaaatgaaaatgcaaacCACCTGCTAATTTACACACAAGGACGTCCACAGCAAGGTATTTGCCAATATTTGATGTTCCATTATCAACCCGTTTCACTAATGAATAGATTGAGATGCAAGTACTTTTCCTTCAATGTGGATTTAAGCTCCCTCCACAGAGAAAACCAACCGGCATAATTTTAGGaggcaaaatgcaaaaaaaaaatgtactgtaatttcttttgagttaataattatgatgatgatttgGATGATAATGGTTATGATAACAGTTGCATTAGCATTTACCTGTTAGTAATTTTGCCTGAAAATTGTTTGTTGACATTCCTTCTGCAGGTATGGAATGGAGACTTTTTCTCAGCTTATTGTTGATGGATGTCTTGTCAATAACACTGTGAACATCAATGACAAACCAAAGTACAATCACAGAGGGCTGATGTTAGACACTGGGTAAGTTTCTATGATCATCGAGGGACtttgtcataataataatacaattatTACTTGCTTAGCACACAGTACACTTTGGTCTCCCTGTTGTCTTTTTTGTGATATACAAAATTCTGTGACTTTTGCATTCACAGGCAGAGATCTCAGACCTAGATTGAGCAGAAGTTCCACTGTGTTCGAAAATAAGACAACTGGGGTTTGCATTTTACAAAGTCAGTGGTCAAACTTGCTTGAAATGCAGTTTTCCATTCTATTGACCTCCAATCATTTGGCATTAAAGTGGAAGGCGGTGGAGTTACGTAGCCATTTCATATCCATTCGGGATCACTCTGACTTTTATTATGGACAGAATAGATTcgagagcagttttcaaatgattagATTTAAGTGATTATGCAATTGCTTTGCTTAATGATTGGCCTAAAAGTCTCATGCcagttttcaaccaatgagaagcaaaaccaaaaccaatcacacctTGTACGTGATTTTAGGAAGCTACAGGTAATTGGTtagaattctgattggttcattgcgcTTTTTTCTctggttgtgattggttagaGTAATATTATTACCTTACTTAGGTGTTGGTTTTTCTACAGTTGTATTAAAACCACactatttaataattaaactacgagcccgagttttctacgagcagatagtcaacgaggcgcagccgagttggctatcgctcgtagaaaactcgggcaagtagtctaattgttttagtataaatttactcgtagtcaagtaacgtttaggaaaaaatgttttcttgtgtttacatcggcaatttaAAGGTTTCAAAGACTGCGCGTGAtttgcactgaggtgtgaaacaagcattacgtgttcaaaatagccgattttcattggctattcacaactgtagactatcagcagatagtctacgagcaatatagccaatcagattcacggattcacgatagactatgagtaaatttatactaaatgtatttagtataaatttactcgtagtctatcgtgaatccgatctgattggctatcttactcgtagactatctgctgatagtctacagttgtgaatagccaatgaaaatcggctattttgaacacgtgatgcttgtttcacacctcagtgcacatcacgcgcggtgtttgaaacctctgaattgccgatgtaaacacaataaaacattttttcct
This portion of the Acropora palmata chromosome 13, jaAcrPala1.3, whole genome shotgun sequence genome encodes:
- the LOC141864656 gene encoding B-cell receptor-associated protein 31-like, whose product is MTLQWTFAAGFLYFEIAILFLFCLPFISPRRWNKIFSSRIIATVFEYGNFFFNVIIFVMVLLLLDSIREVRKYNKIEEQRQDLHNNPQAETMAQMRLFRAQRNLYISGFSLFLLIVLRRVVKLLSGYSVLEASNEAGIRQAQSASKQCEELMAENKKLKESLEAAGEEPETASKGEDEIKEELRILQESLEEKSKKLAERTQELEKTKLDLAALKEQASGLTREYDRLLEEHSKAQAKLELGKDEPNTEEDKKDN